From Papaver somniferum cultivar HN1 unplaced genomic scaffold, ASM357369v1 unplaced-scaffold_16, whole genome shotgun sequence, a single genomic window includes:
- the LOC113337436 gene encoding cullin-1-like, whose protein sequence is MDSEIRMKMYISVYNLGSPPSDYSEELYKRYEGVFIDYLSSKVLPAIQEKRDDDVSMLEELVERWDNHKVMVTKLSRVFHYLDRNYVVRKSLPSLKDAGFGCFRKVVYEAMKVRVKDAVITLINQECNGEEIDRTMVKNVLEIFVMARNQNYVDDFETAFLNDIKGYYYTRKVSDSRRLS, encoded by the coding sequence aTGGACTCGGAAATCAGGATGAAGATGTATATATCAGTTTACAATCTGGGCTCTCCTCCTTCTGATTATTCTGAAGAGCTTTACAAAAGGTACGAAGGCGTTTTTATTGATTACTTGAGTTCCAAAGTTTTACCAGCTATTCAAGAGAAGCGTGATGATGATGTATCTATGTTGGAAGAACTCGTTGAGAGGTGGGACAATCACAAGGTTATGGTAACTAAGCTATCTCGAGTTTTCCATTATCTCGATCGCAACTATGTTGTGAGAAAATCACTTCCATCGTTAAAGGATGCTGGGTTTGGTTGCTTCCGTAAAGTTGTCTATGAGGCGATGAAAGTTCGAGTTAAGGATGCTGTTATCACGTTGATAAATCAAGAGTGCAATGGAGAAGAAATCGATCGGACAATGGTTAAGAatgttttagaaatttttgtaatggcaagaaatcaaaATTATGTGGATGATTTTGAAACTGCGTTTTTGAATGATATTAAGGGTTATTATTATACCCGAAAAGTTTCAGACTCAAGAAGACTATCATAA
- the LOC113337437 gene encoding uncharacterized protein LOC113337437: MREANTTPLTPHLAKALIPQKCHVPAFECYDGSSDPAKHLRYYNRILARWEQDDAVLCRYFPSSLKGSTLSWFDNLPPNSINSYDQLAEKFLETYMYNKAVNARMDKLFSLEVVYKETMREYTDRWHKICQAIGNVDPVVSINCYKWGLDRMSPLFVEIHGKQASGSKRGGAAERPNDDKRGRRDDRRRDNRKFKDQVFTKLNTNYTRILREIKDREILEWPWSKGKQPPRTEKSRDYCEYHFFNGHQTEKCKNLKIMIQKLIDVGDLKKYIQKAETEDRAKRSKQVQLPEGNRSINTISCSEATGPSLTAQIGKRLRNQFEDYCELYKIDGVEVEEHEQWMNAPITFDAEDIEEYMEDHNDPLVLTLPVAGCNIRKIFIDGGRSVNVLFYDAFNRMEMNDEHLMSSYYTIYGFNGAPRKPLGDIVLQVDAGPMKVDT, translated from the exons ATGAGAGAAGCAAACACCACGCCGCTGACTCCGCACTTGGCCAAAGCACTTATCCCTCAGAAGTGCCATGTTCCAGCATTCGAATGTTACGATGGGTCCAGCGATCCCGCAAAACATCTTCGTTACTACAATCGTATCTTAGCCAGATGGGAGCAAGACGATGCAGTCCTCTGCAGGTATTTCCcttcaagtctgaagggatcaaCACTATCTTGGTTCGACAACCTACCACCCAACTCCATCAACTCCTATGACCAGCTCGCTGAGAAGTTCTTagaaacttacatgtacaacaaggctgtcaaTGCAAGAATGGACAAGCTCTTCTCACTAGAAGTCGTTTACAAAGAGACAATGAGGGAGTATAccgacagatggcacaagatttgtCAAGCCATAGGAAATGTAGATCCAGTGGTCAGCATCAACTGTTACAAATGGGGATTGGATAGAATGAGCCCATTATTTGTGGAGATTCATGGAA AACAAGCCAGCGGATCAAAGAGGGGCGGTGCAGCTGAACGTCCCAACGATGATAAGAGAGGACGAAGGGACGACCGTCGACGTGATAACCGTAAATTCAAAGATCAGGTTTTCACGAAGCTAAACACCAACTACACCCGCATTCTGAGGGAAATCAAGGACCGGGAAATCCTGGAATGGCCATGGTCCAAAGGAAAACAACCCCCTAGGACCGAAAAGTCAAGGGATTACTGTGAATACCATTTCTTCAATGGGCACCAAACAGAGAaatgcaagaatctcaagataatgatccagAAGCTGATTGACGTTGGTGACCTCAAGAAATACATACAGAAAGCAGAAACTGAAGATAGAGCTAAGCGAAGTAAGCAAGTCCAACTACCCGAAGGAAATCGAAGCATCAACACCATCTCATGTTCCGAGGCTACAGGACCATCGCTGACTGCCCAGATAGGGAAAAGGCTAAGAAATCAATTCGAGGATTACTGTGAACTGTACAAGATTGATGGGGTAGAAGTAGAGGAACACGAGCAGTGGATGAACGCACCTATCaccttcgatgctgaagatatagAGGAATACATGGAAGATCACaatgatcccttggtcctcacttTACCGGTGGCTGGATGTAACATCAGGAAGATCTTTATCGATGGAGGGAGATCGGTTAATGTTCTGTTCTACGACGCGTTCAATAGGATGGAGATGAACGATGAACATCTGATGTCTTCTTATTACACCATTTATGGATTCAATGGGGCACCAAGAAAGCCCTTGGGAGATATTGTTTTACAAGTAGATGCAGGACCAATGAAGGTCGATACTTGA